The sequence AAATTCATCTCCACTCTTCCCCGTTCTTGAGCGGGTGAACCGTAGACAAAGTGTGGAGGGATCACAGTGAAGAGCAAAGCAGGGGTCAGTTTCCCATCAGGATTAATACagagggggtccctgcttctgaatgggacccggctgtgttaatcctactgtGCTGCACCAGTGTgggagagctgtgcagagagggagagagcttaCAGAATcagcccctctctctgcgcaTATCTCTAGCAGGCTATAGCaatgttttaatttaattttaattacatactgtacagatgcagcagctgttattcgaacatatcactgAGCCGTATTCGTGTGctgtgctgtattccacgcggtatTCATGCCGCCTTCATGCCACCAGGCACACCtctgtttaccgcggttgatctgttttaatttaatggaTTCTGATTtcattgggtgcaattcttcatttatccgccaggtggcagaaattaaatAGTCAatctgcaggtgtttaaaaaccagataaaaaccaagtctaccacagaggtccattgtgaatcgaccttggtccttgaagatgctgaagacattatcaaatgtaggcgtttcataataaaaacttataaaacACAATGCTctgtgcttttttctacattcctacagtatccttgcacaattgctgacggctgactggactggacaccatgtgtacaccgttcacatataaaaaacctgactgtagttatgcagtATTATGTAGTTaataagtgctatgtacatttatggcgctatataaataatgacatacaatacaatatgttctgcaattaatgctgcaacagataacatggcgactgtagcagaaatatatgaatatttcattttgaactgatttttacaaattttcacctgacgttcgtgggtggaagcgttcgataagacaaaccttaagtaacgatcagtgtttttttcgcatcAACCCTCCACCCGGAAATAGAAGAGAGTATTGGGGTGTGGTGCCagatttgtacagtatgtttgatcatgactACTTCAAAAGGACAGATAAAAGTTATAATTTGAGATAAAAAATTGATCAATTTCACCAACTGTGGAGATTTTATCAGCTGCGGCATTCATTGCAGAAAAAGTTATATATGAATAGCTACAATCGGCTCTTTATGCACACGTACTGTGGTGTACTGGTACACATTGCGTCCGGCGATTGTGCAGTGAGAAAATATGTGAAAAAGACAGTGtgatacagtaacttcttcagtaccaaggtcaattcacaatggaccactgtgtttttttttttaaacacctgcaagtcgacacattactgtagcacatgtactgtacacattagaattcactacaattcatgaatatctgccacctggcggatacgcgaagaattgccccaattaaatctgaaccattacaATTAAACGGATCAACCGCGAATCAACCACAGTTCAACCACGGGTGCCGGGCGGCGCGAATGCAGCATGAGCACGGGGGATGCACCATTTACTCCgcgtggcattcaggacatggaaCCGCCATGCCCCTGAGAAGTTTTAGAATTAAGGCTGGCACCACAgtattatattttgtaatgaatagggacattttttctattttgttttcatttagtacttccctttttttattttttatttatgagtGTATTCCTATTTAGGTTTCTTGCTCTAATTAGGGACCTTTCTACTTCTTCTTTTCTATATCCCTTCTCTTCAAACTTTTTCTTTAATAAAAGTGCTTGTTGTGCAAAATCTGCGTCTTCCGTGCAATTTCTTCTTATTCGTAAAAACTGTCCGTATGGAATGTTTGATTTCCACTTTTTCAGATGGTTACTTTTAGAATGTAGGTAGCTGTTCGCATCTACAGTCTTAAAGTGTGTTTTTGTACAAATCTTGGCTTCttcattaaaaaataattagATCTAGATAGTCTATAGAGTGAGCATCATGTTTTGATATAAATTTAACATTCATTTAGTTTGAATtaagaaatacaaataaaatccATTAAGAGTTCCTCACCCCCCTTCCAGATATAAATTATGTCATCTATAAATCGTCTGTAAAACAGTATATTTTCTAAAAATGGGTTTTTATTCCATATATTCTGTTCGTCCCAGTATCCCATAAACAGCTTAGCGAAACTGGGAGCGAATTTAGTACCCATTGCTGTCCCACAGCATCGTTGGTAAAATTTCCCTTCAAAATTAAAATTATTGTGGGTTAAAATGAATCTTATATCATTTATAATAAAATCAGTCTGATCTGGGCACATTAAAAGATCTTTTTGTAAAACATATATTGCTGCTTCCATCCCTTTCTCATGCTCTATGCAGGTTatcgtaatgttttgatccccacacccacacccccaaaataaataaaaatcacataaataaagcatgtgcatgactagtgtcgcattaaaaagctagagtaccgattgaatatcagaatatcaagaatttttaGGCAGGCACTTGTCTGGAATAGTGCCGACACAGCACAATTGACCTAGATCAGGTCGTCTGACAATATAAAATTCTGGATAAGATCCAACAAATGCCCCGTGTCTCTTAGATGGGTTTGCAGATTTTTGACATGATCCTGTAAAAATGAATCTATAAATTGTGATAAGTTTGATGTGATTGAATCTATGcccgagactataggtctccCTGGCGGTTCCGTGaggcttttatgtattttgggtacaTGATAAAAAATTGGTGCTCTGGGGTGAGGAATATTTAAAAATGCATACACTGATTTGTTTAAAATGTTCTTATCCAGCCCATCTTTGAGAAGTTCTACTAATGCCTTTTGATAACCAAAAATTGGGTCAGAATTTAGCTCTACATAGGATATAACATCTCCTAGATGTCTCATGGCCTCCTTAATATACGCTTAATTAGGGAGATACATCCAACCAGGCCGAGGAAGACCAGGAGGGGAAGGGGTAGTGTCTCTAAGAGACAGAGAAATATGGGGATATCAGCCTCAGATGCCGCAAAGGAGACCctacagagggaggaagagaagtaACAGGTAGTTAATCTATCTAGTAAGACACTCGACATCCATCATTTAGAGGTGTTAAGTAAAGGACTCTCCTTTTCTCTAACAAGTGAGATGGTTCCCTTTGAATGCATCAAAGATCTTAACCTGTTTTCAAGAAAACTCCTATTACACAAGTTttttaaaagaaggagaaataacTTGATACAGGGGATATCACAAGAAAACATGACAGACATAGAACTCGATAATTTAGATATGCTGAGTGATCTTGTTGACGAATGTGCTAGGCCTCAGGTAAGTGGGCCTTTTACAGATCTAAAAAGTCGGTCGACTTTTACCCCCCCATTAGAGTCTTGCACCAACGTGGATGTATTCGTTAAAATTGTGACAGCAGATATTCTGCAATTACACAAAAGAATCAAGAGACATAACTTAACACATCTACAACGTTTGGCCCTAACTGACTTAGAGAAAGACCCGTCAATTGAAATAAAACCTTCAGACAAGGGCGGGAATGTAGTCCTATTGAACAAAGAGGACTATGCTATTGAGTGCAGGAGACTATTGTCAGACCATAAGAGCTATAGGGTGCTTCAGGAAGATCCGACGACCCTATTCAAAACTCAACTCCTAATCATATTGACCAAAGGATTTAATAATAAGGTCATATCCAAAAAAGAAATGGAGTTTATTATGGTAAAGAATCCCCAGATCGCTACATTTTACCATCTGCCAAAGCTGCATAAAAACAAATTACCGccaccagggagacctattgTCTCCGGGATTGACAGCTTAACAGCTAACGCGAGTAAATATCTAGATGTAGTTTTAAGACCATTTGTGGATTCTTTACCCTCCTTCCTACGTGACACTAAAGATGCTTTGCTAAGATTGGAGGATGTTACTGTGAGTCAGTACACATTACTTGTAGGACTAGATGTGGAGGGACTGTACACCAGTATCCCTCACGCTGTTGGCTTAAAAGCTGTAATTCATTTCTTGATCCAGCGGGATATTAGTTGTTACTCGCATAATGACTTTATTATCCAACTTCTGGACTTCGTCCTTACAAGGAATTACTTTATATTTGATTCAAAATTTTACCACCAGatccagggcaccgctatggggaccacatgtgcccccacctatgccaatttatatctaggctggtgggaggaaacggtggtcttcagCGAAGCCCTGGAGAACTACACTATGTATGTGGAATGGTGgggacgctacatagatgatataatCATCTTGTGGAAAGGCCCCAAACCTCTCTTGAATCAATTTATTAATGTACTGAACCATAACGACCACAAAATCAAAATTACCTTTGAAGTCAGTGATACTACTCTAAACTTCTTGGATTTGACCATTTCAAAGCAAGCAGATGGTAGACTGTCAACTACCATTTACAGGAAGGAAACGGCGACTAATAGTCTCTTGCGCGCCGACAGCCATCACCCACATCACACCATAAAAAATATCCCTACGGGTCAGTTTCTAAGATTGCGCAGGAATTGCTCTACATTAGAGGAATTTAACAGACAGGCGGGGGATATGAGTGTGAGATTTACCACACGAGGTTACTCTAAGAAGGCTGTACATAGCGCCTATAGGAGAGCCAAAGAAACACCACGAACACAACTTTTAGTCGACAGACAGCATAGACCAATCGAGGATGAAAAAACAATACGATATATTGGCACTTTTAATAACCAATGGCAGGAGTAAAGGAAAGTCCTTGACAAGCATTGGCATATCCTACGGAATGATTCTGATTTAAGACAGGTGCTCAAGGAGTCTCCAACGATGACATGCAGGAGGGCTAGAAATCTGAAAGACAGATTGGTACATAGTcactacaaaaataataaacaaagaacATGGTTGGGAGACAGGAACCCATTGGCTCATACCCTTGTGGCCAATGTAGGACTTGTCTCTTCATGAAAGCCACGAAGGTAATCCCCAACCCACCAAACAAAAATTATGTTCTTAAGGACTTTATCAACTGTCTGTCAGTGGGTGTAGTATACCTTATCACCTGCAGATGTGGCGTGCGGTATGTGGGTAAAACCCATAGAGCCCTCAAGGTGAGGGTTTTGAACATCTGGGATCTATAAGAAATACCCAGGATACCCCCGTCGCACGCCACATCCACGACGAGCATAATGGTGACCCACAGTTTCTCACATTTTGCGGTATAGAGCATATACCTTGGGGCCCCCGCAAAGGCGATTGGGATAAACGCCTGCTACAGCATGAGTGCCAATGGATATTCATGCTGCAGACACTACAACCCAATGGTATGAATGAAGGATATATTTATTCATCATTCCTCTAGTTCACCTTATCCATAtgctctgaaaaaaaaaaaaaaaacactgatcgttacttaaggtttgtcttatcgaatgcttccacccacgaacgtcaggtgaaaatttgtcaAAATCAGttcaaaatgaaatattcatatatttctgctacagtcgccatgttatctgttgcagcattaattgcagaacatattgtattgtatgtctttatttatatagcgccaaaaatgtacatagcacttattAACTACATAATactgcataactacagtcaggttttttatatgtgaacggtgtacacatggtgtccagtccagtcaaccgtcagcaattgtgcaaggatactgtaggaatgtagaaaaaagcacagAGCATTGTgttttataagtttttattatgaaatgccTACGTTTGATGAGGTCTTCAGCatcttcaaggaccaaggtcgattcacaatggaccactgtggtacacttggtttttatctggtttttaaacacctgcagatTGACTAATTAATTTCTACCACAAggcggatacacgaagaattgcacccaaagaaatcagaatccattaaattaaaacagatcaaccgcggtaaacagaGGTGTGCCTGGCGGCATGAAGGCGGCATGAataccgcgtggaatacagcgtggaatacagcagagcacacaaataCGGCTCAGTGATATTTTCGAATAATGGcgactgcatctgtatgtaattaaaattaaattaaaacattGCTATAGCCTGCTAGAGATAtgcgcagagagaggggctgATTCTGTaagctctctccatctctgcacaGCTCTCCCACACTGGTGCAGCacagtaggattaacacagccgggtcccattcagaagcaggcacCCCCTCTGTATTAATCCTGATGGGAAACTGACCCCTGCTTTGCTCTTCACTGTGATCCCTCCACGCTTTGTCTGCGGTTCACCCGCTCAAGAACGGGGAAGAGTGGAGATGAATTTGACTGCATCTGTATACTGTAATATCTATCACAAGTGGTTTCAAGTGTCACACagacatgtatactgtatgtataatataacGTGTATAGTGTTACACAAACATGTGTAGTGTACATTAAGTATCACGGTGCTTTTAACATAATGAATTATACAGACAGCATTATATCCAATCTTCAAATTCAGAACCCAGAACTGCCAACACACCCCATCACACCCCATTCTTACAAGCCCTCCATAAACTAACTGAATGTTCCCAATATATAGGTGATATGGACACATGCTGGGTGTGCACATAAGATCATGTGTGAGTTGAGCTGTTTGTTTATCACCATCAACAAGGTAAACTACCCCCCTTTGGGCGTCTTAGTGCACCAATGAGCCTAAACTACACCAACCGGTTATTATGCAAGGGTTAATTCATTACTTAGGGCAGCTCTTCAGGTCTTGGTTCTGATgggtttaatatacatttctcagTAGTTCTCAGGGTCCTGACAGCAATGGAGTAAACACATTTCATAATGATGCTCAGGTCGTCTTAATAACGTGCTGTAAGATGCTTATTGTGACATATTGCATTAAACAGCCCCAGGTCTGTTCCCTCTGTGTCCATAacttcccttttccttgtcatgtcctgtcctgtcccctcccttccctctcccttgtccTGTGACTGTGCCTTTTCACAGGGTATAAAGCCCAGTGTGTGACAGCCCTGAGGACCAGACACAGCTCCAGAGACCAACATGACTCCAACCGCTGGTGCCCTCTTTCTGGGGATCGTTCTGTGCTCTCTGGGAACATGGGCAGCAGTTACTGCAGGTaagtaacatggcagggagatatgggagagaggTGAATATCGCAGCagagagatatgggagggaggtgagtaacatggcagggagataagggatggggggtgagtaacatggcagggagatatgtgagggaggtgagtaacatggcagggagatatgagAGGAAGGTGATTatcatggcagggagatatgggagggaggtgaataATGCAGCagagagatatgggagggaggtgagtaacatggcagggagataagggggaggtgagtaacatggcagggagatacgggagggaggtgagtaacacggcagggagatatgggagggaggtgattaTCATGGCagtgagatatgggagggaggtgagtaacaaagcagggagatatgggagggaggtgagtaacacggcagggagatatgggagggaggtgagtaacacggcagggagatatgggagggaggtgagtaacacggcagggagatatgggagggaggtgagtaacatggcagggagatatgggagggagatgAGTAACACGGCagagagatatgggagggaggtgagtaacacagtAGGGaggtatgggagggaggtgagtaacacagtAGGGaggtatgggagggaggtgagtaacatgcaggaagatatgggagggaggtgagtgacatGGATTGAGacatggggggaggtgagtaacatggcagagagatttgggggggggaaaggagtaacatggcagggagatatgggagggaggtgagtaatacGGCAGGGAGATTTGGGAGGGAGTTGAGTAACACGGCAGGGGGATATGGGAGGGAGATGAGTAACATGGGAGGGAgttatgggagggaggtgagtaacacggcagggagatatgagagggaggtgagtaacatggcagggagatatgggagggaggtgagtaacatgcagggagatatgggagggaggtgagtaacacagcagggagatatgggagggaggtgagaaacacggcagggagatatgggagggaggttagtaacaaggcagggagatatgggagggaggtgaataACACTGCTGGGAGACATGACAGCGAgattcaagagctgacactctaggaccttaaAACACGGCTCAGTGGTAACCAAGTgggtttaacctttattattgagcctgttaCCTCCTCACAGTCACAGGCACGCAGACTATACATTGATGGTATCACTCTGATTGGTCTCTCTTTTGCAGTGAAACTGGGGAAATGCCCCCCTATTGTTGAGTTGTGTGTGCAGCCTTTACCAGAGCCcacgtgtgagtgtgacagtgactgtACTGGCAATCAGAAGTGCTGTGATCACTGTGGATTTAAATGCTTGGACCCTGCACCAGGTAACGGAGCAACATAATCTTCTTGGTTGGTGTGTGACGTGGGATACTTACTCTGTAGTACACTATATTTATTTCATTACACATTAGGAGTCACTAATAATATAAGTATATATGCTTgcaacctgtatatgaactgtgg comes from Ascaphus truei isolate aAscTru1 chromosome 4, aAscTru1.hap1, whole genome shotgun sequence and encodes:
- the LOC142492545 gene encoding antileukoproteinase-like, with the translated sequence MTPTAGALFLGIVLCSLGTWAAVTAVKLGKCPPIVELCVQPLPEPTCECDSDCTGNQKCCDHCGFKCLDPAPVTVKPGECPAMGMKCPIDDEVLDLPKPWSCSNDNDCEGEMKCCGACQSYYCFNPVSSE